GGCCGGTGCTCCCCCCCCGGTCACTGCCACGGCGGATCATGATTTTGACCCCTTCGCTTTCCAGGTTAAGTTCGGTAATACCTGTTTCTTCTAAGGCTTTAATGAGCTGGGTGATGTCCTTGAGATCCATTCTCTTTGTACCTCCTGCCTCGGCCTTACCCCCGGCCTGGGGTTTTAAAGTGCGACGGCCCGGCTGCAACCGCCCGGCACGGCGATCCTCAAAAAATTTCCGGGCCACCTGGGGAAACAACGCGTAGCTGATGACATCTTCTTCACTCTGGGCCAGATCGCCGATTTCCTGCCGGGCTTCTTCCAGGCGCGGCGGCAGGACATCCGCCGGCCGCCCCTGGATGGGTTCTTCATCCCCGATGATCAACCGGCGAATTTCTTCACTTATAGGAACCGGCGGCCGGCCGTAGAGGCCGCGAACGTAGTTTTTAACTTCCCCGGGCACAATCTTGTAACGCTGGCCCAGCAGGACGTTGAGCACCGCCTGGGTGCCGACAATCTGGCTGGTAGGCGTTACCAGGGGCGGGTAACCCAGGTCGGCCCGTACCCGCGGGATTTCGGCCAGGACTTCATTGATGCGGTCAGCCGCCTTTTGCTCCTTTAGCTGGCTTACCAGATTGGAAATCATGCCGCCGGGGACCTGGTGCTGGAAGACCCACATATCGGTAATGCGGGTTACGCCGCGCTCATAACCCAGCTCCCGGCGCAGGTCGTCGAAATAACGGGCAATCTCAAAGAGGAGGTTCAAGTCCAGCCCGGTATCGTAAGGCGTCCCGGCCAGCGCCCGCACCACCGTCTCTACCGGTGGCTGGGAAGCACCGAAGGCCAGGGGGACCGAGGCCGTATCAACCACATCCACCCCCGCCCGGGCGGCCTCTAAGTAGGCACCTACGGCCAGGCCGCCGATATAGTGGCTGTGGAGCTGGACGGGGATGTGGAGCTTTTCTTTAAAGAGCTTTACTAGCTCATAGGCCTCAAAGGGAGCAAGAAGGCCGGCCATATCCTTGATGCAGATGGAGTCCACGCCCATGCTCTCCAGTTCCAGGGCTGTCTGCAAGTAGTGCTCGATGGTATGGACCGGGCTGATGGTGTAAACCACCGTCCCCTGGACGTGGGCGCCTTCCTTTTTGGCGGCTTCAATAGGAACTTCCATGTTGCGCAGATCATTCAGGGCATCGAAAATACGGATAATATCAATGCCGTTGGCCACCGCCCTGGCAATAAAGGCCCGCACCACATCGTCGGGGTACAGCTGGTAACCTACCAGGGACTGGGCCCTGAGAAGCATCTGCAGGGGTGTTTTCCGGGCATATTTTTTTAAGGTCCGCAGGCGTTCCCAGGGGTCTTCGTCCAGGAAGCGCATGCAGACATCAAAAGTGGCGCCGCCCCAGACCTCCAGGGAATGGTAACCGACGCTGTCAATTTTTTCAATGATGGGCAGCATGTCAGCCGTGGTCATGCGCGTGGCCCAGAGGCTCTGGTGACCGTCACGCAGGGTGGTGTCGGTGATCTTTAGCTGGCTCAAAACGGCTCTCCTCCATATAGGGAAGCTAGGCTCCCTAAACATATTTATCTCTTGGCCGGCGGCGTTTACGACCACTATGGGTGGTCCTTGCGGCTATAGAAAAGCTCTGGTGTAATAACCAGAGCGGTGCTTGTCTTTTTATTCAACCGCCTTGCCTTATTATATAAACACGAGCCGGGCGGTGCAATATTTCTTAATGCAAGTATACAATATATTTGCCTTAAACCATTGAGCCCTTAATTTTCACGGCTTACGGGAATCATTTCTTTAAGAGTTGCAAACATTTGCAAACCCACCTGCTGAAAATGCTTCAACCCCTTCCTTAGCAGGAAAGCAGCCCACTCCCTGCCCCTAAAAGCCGGAGCCCCGGGGAGAGCTTTTATGCTCCTCCCGGGGGCCAACAATGATTTTGCGCTGGCCATTTGCTGCCGGATTACTTTACTGGCAGGCGCATACACAGTTCCGGCCGTTTTCTTTGGCTCTGTATAGCATACTGTCTACTCTCTGGATGATGGTCTCCACAGTGTCACCAGAACAATATCCGGTCACTCCGAAGCTGGCCGTCACGTGCCCCACACCCGGGATCTCCATCTGACTCAACCGGTGGCGAAGTTCTTCCGCCAGACTGGCGGCCCCTGCCGCGGTCGTGTCGGGCAA
This Moorella sp. E308F DNA region includes the following protein-coding sequences:
- the accB gene encoding acetyl-CoA carboxylase biotin carboxyl carrier protein yields the protein MFREPSFPIWRRAVLSQLKITDTTLRDGHQSLWATRMTTADMLPIIEKIDSVGYHSLEVWGGATFDVCMRFLDEDPWERLRTLKKYARKTPLQMLLRAQSLVGYQLYPDDVVRAFIARAVANGIDIIRIFDALNDLRNMEVPIEAAKKEGAHVQGTVVYTISPVHTIEHYLQTALELESMGVDSICIKDMAGLLAPFEAYELVKLFKEKLHIPVQLHSHYIGGLAVGAYLEAARAGVDVVDTASVPLAFGASQPPVETVVRALAGTPYDTGLDLNLLFEIARYFDDLRRELGYERGVTRITDMWVFQHQVPGGMISNLVSQLKEQKAADRINEVLAEIPRVRADLGYPPLVTPTSQIVGTQAVLNVLLGQRYKIVPGEVKNYVRGLYGRPPVPISEEIRRLIIGDEEPIQGRPADVLPPRLEEARQEIGDLAQSEEDVISYALFPQVARKFFEDRRAGRLQPGRRTLKPQAGGKAEAGGTKRMDLKDITQLIKALEETGITELNLESEGVKIMIRRGSDRGGSTGPAPVVQVTPNDEPRARVDIPPVQPAEDIIEVRAPMVGTFYRAPAPDAPPFVEVGTRVKPGQTLCIIEAMKLMNELTAETAGQVVKILAENGQPVEYGQVLFHLKKE